A portion of the Candidatus Poribacteria bacterium genome contains these proteins:
- a CDS encoding type Z 30S ribosomal protein S14, with amino-acid sequence MAKKCLRIKQQLPQKFSTRHYHRCQVCGRARGYLRRFGLCRICFRQLAREGRVPGVTKASW; translated from the coding sequence GTGGCAAAGAAGTGTCTGAGGATCAAACAGCAGCTCCCGCAGAAGTTCTCGACACGGCACTATCATCGGTGCCAGGTCTGCGGACGCGCGCGAGGCTATCTGCGGCGGTTCGGTCTGTGCCGCATCTGTTTCCGGCAGTTGGCTCGCGAGGGCCGCGTGCCCGGCGTGACGAAGGCGAGCTGGTAG